Below is a genomic region from Streptomyces sp. NBC_00461.
AGGACTTCACGGCCGGCTACGACACCAACTCCGCCGTGCTCTTCCCGGAGACCATCGCCGTGCGCGAGGCGCCGGAACGCTTCTCCTGGGGTGGCATCTTCTGCGACCGAGAGGCCGCCCGCTTCCGCCGGGTCACCGAGGCCGCCGTCGGCATCCTGGGCGTCGAGCTGCCCGAGGACGTCGCCGCCATGGTCCACGACCAGACGCGCTGCGAGGAGGCCTTCGTCCTGTGGGACATGGTCCACGACCGCACGCACAGCCACGGCGACCTGCCCTTCGACCCGTTCATGATCAAGCAGCGCCAGCCGTTCTGGATGTACGGCCTGGAGGAGCTGCGCTGCGACCTCACGGCCTTCAGGGAGGCCGTGAAACTGGAGGCCGACGGCGTCCCGCAGGCCCGTGACGTGCAGTACGCGGTCCTCTTCGACCGCATGTTCCGCTTCCCGGTCACCGGTGAGCGCGTGCGCAACTACGACGGCCTCGGTGGTCAGCTGCTCTTCGCCTACCTGCACAAGCACGACGTGATCCGCTGGACGGACAACAAGCTGTTCATCGACTGGCAGCGCGCCCCGCAGGTCACCAACCAGCTGTGCGCCGAGATCGAGAAGCTCTACCGCGACGGCATCGACCGCCCCAAGCTCGTCCACTGGTTCGCCGGATACGAGCTGGTCTCCAGCTATGTCGCCCCGCATCCCGGCTCCCGCTGGGCCAAGGGTCCGGACGCCCTCGACCTGAGCCAGCCGCCGCGGAAGCTCGTCGATGACGTGCTTCCGGACGAGTTTCCGCTGAGCATGTTCTATGAGGCCCTTTCCAAGAAGCTGAAGAACGTGATCGCCTCCACCAAGGGGATCACCGCGGAGAGCGCCGAGCGGGTGGCCGCGTGAGCGACCGCACCACCAGGAACACTGCTCAGGAGGCGAAGACCATGGCGGGGAACGGAGCTCTCAGCGGTGCGGTGATCGCGGTGGCCGGCGCGGGCGGACCCGCCGGCCGGGCGGCGCTGCTACGGCTGGCCGAAGCAGGGGCGACCGTCGTCGCCGCCGACAACGACCCCGAGCGGCTCGCGGAG
It encodes:
- a CDS encoding DUF6421 family protein, which gives rise to MTEILVQTASGGWTPPVTRVVEHPAWAVLKDAVERIRPWQSKDGSIDLTAEGAPERADAEAAVGRVVEAVEELSPLLPHDRAYHEALVKDLRRWAEGGFEVPDFLDSLLAFQPAANRADGLQHLVVFPMYTQNGNPDRNLEAVVLRMVWPQWLAELERSRYDNPLFCGIKFEDFTAGYDTNSAVLFPETIAVREAPERFSWGGIFCDREAARFRRVTEAAVGILGVELPEDVAAMVHDQTRCEEAFVLWDMVHDRTHSHGDLPFDPFMIKQRQPFWMYGLEELRCDLTAFREAVKLEADGVPQARDVQYAVLFDRMFRFPVTGERVRNYDGLGGQLLFAYLHKHDVIRWTDNKLFIDWQRAPQVTNQLCAEIEKLYRDGIDRPKLVHWFAGYELVSSYVAPHPGSRWAKGPDALDLSQPPRKLVDDVLPDEFPLSMFYEALSKKLKNVIASTKGITAESAERVAA